Proteins from a single region of Vanessa tameamea isolate UH-Manoa-2023 chromosome 23, ilVanTame1 primary haplotype, whole genome shotgun sequence:
- the LOC113397749 gene encoding serine protease inhibitor 77Ba-like, producing the protein MSRLIFLLICGLIPSLLAQCTVKKTEPLFKRSVFEFSVNLLTRIAQEKENHFVTSTLSTWTLLTCTSLGASETTLAELKHVLQLENNKCFNNKYLKLANRVTNNNNTDVVFERSASIYVDSKLEIRNKFRKRISESGVSQIETISFEDSDKATQIINDFASRATHDTIDEVVSPGDLDDVLMVMIDAVYFKGSWQTPFVYEETEVSPFYNERDVQIGTVNLMYQTGSFNIRTIQKINANVLELPYGKNSRYSMLIFLPEENVSLYSVIEKLKLISLSTISKLFNEFGPQTVSVQIPRFKITSDLNNLKELLVDMGLKSMFDGSQAQFPIISKYPLYVANFIQKADIEVTEEGTVASAVSKAEFTFRTFPVQFVANRPFLFMIVDKKSEVPIFTGAYSKPSLF; encoded by the coding sequence ATGTCTAGACTCATATTCCTCTTAATATGTGGGTTAATTCCATCTCTACTTGCCCAGTGTACTGTGAAAAAAACAGAACCGCTTTTCAAAAGATCAGTGTTTGAGTTTTCGGTTAATTTGTTGACAAGAATTGCCCAAGAAAAGGAAAATCATTTCGTAACATCTACTCTGTCAACGTGGACCTTACTGACATGTACATCTTTGGGCGCTTCTGAAACGACCCTTGCAGAATTGAAACATGTTCTACAATTGGaaaataataagtgttttaataataaatacttaaaacttgCAAACCgtgttactaataataataatacggaCGTAGTATTTGAAAGAAGCGCAAGTATATACGTAGATAGTAAATTAGAAATCCGAAACAAATTTAGGAAAAGGATTTCAGAAAGTGGTGTCAGCCAAATTGAAACTATATCATTTGAAGATAGCGATAAAGctacacagattataaatgattttgcGAGCCGGGCGACTCATGACACAATAGACGAAGTGGTGTCTCCGGGAGACCTTGATGATGTGCTTATGGTTATGATTGATGCTGTATACTTCAAGGGATCTTGGCAAACTCCATTTGTGTATGAAGAGACCGAAGTCAGTCCATTTTATAATGAACGAGATGTTCAGATCGGTACCGTCAATCTCATGTACCAAACTGGTTCGTTTAATATAAGAACTATTCAGAAGATAAACGCAAATGTACTTGAACTTCCATACGGCAAAAACAGCAGATACTCCATGTTAATCTTTTTACCGGAGGAAAATGTATCCCTGTACTCAGTAATAGAAAAACTGAAGTTAATTAGTTTATCGACAATAAGTAAGCTGTTCAACGAATTTGGCCCACAAACGGTTTCAGTTCAAATACCGAGATTCAAGATAACATCTGATCTTAATAACTTGAAAGAACTGCTAGTTGATATGGGCTTGAAATCAATGTTCGACGGTTCCCAGGCTCAATTTCCAATAATATCCAAATATCCATTATATGTTGCAAACTTTATTCAAAAGGCTGACATAGAAGTGACGGAAGAAGGGACGGTAGCAAGTGCGGTGTCGAAAGCAGAATTCACCTTCAGAACATTCCCTGTCCAATTCGTTGCAAATAGGCCTTTCTTGTTCATGATAGTCGATAAGAAATCAGAGGTTCCAATCTTTACTGGCGCTTATTCGAAGCcaagtttattttaa
- the LOC113397751 gene encoding ovalbumin-related protein X-like — MVKIKFAILFLTPVLCVKFSCNHESAVNTFKRPTYDFSVRLLDRVAQETGYHFVFSPLSTWLQLMTLAEGARGPTEREIRKVTRYHRMLCFRRKYKEVLNGMDEELGFMTKRTNVIIINKLLNVKNSFQNEIQKSNSTKILSLNFNEPDDAAAKANEIIQMDTDGVIKDSIQAEDFNMSVLLMTETAYFKSDWKTSFNPVYTSTEPFFSEEKVPIGNVRLMSQTGYFNLTTLPLINAKVIELPFNTNDRISMLVLLPTKGSVQNLLYYLKDIRLMTIFNNFKREGTKLATVRIPRFNIKTELENIPELMYDMGVKRIFYPELADFGGISDFKMHTSLITQVADIEVTEKGATAGAVAEFLIVGNNEELKADRPFVYLIVDRKTDVILFGGIYSTPNIY, encoded by the coding sequence ATGGTCAAGATTAAGTTTGCAATACTATTTTTAACACCAGTGCTCTGTGTTAAGTTTTCTTGTAATCACGAAAGTGCCGTAAATACGTTCAAACGACCGACGTATGATTTCTCTGTTCGACTTTTGGACAGAGTGGCTCAAGAAACAGGATATCATTTTGTGTTTTCACCGTTGTCAACATGGCTGCAACTTATGACTCTGGCGGAAGGAGCTAGAGGTCCTACCGAGAGAGAAATCAGGAAAGTAACGAGATATCATCGTATGTTATGTTTTAGGAGGAAATATAAAGAAGTTCTAAATGGAATGGACGAAGAATTAGGTTTTATGACTAAAAGGACGAACGTTATCATcattaacaaattgttaaacGTTAAGAACTCTTTTCAAAACGAAATACAAAAATCTAATTCAACtaaaatattgtcattaaatTTCAACGAACCTGATGACGCAGCAGCAAAAGCCAACGAAATTATTCAGATGGATACGGATGGTGTTATTAAAGACAGCATTCAAGCTGAAGATTTTAATATGTCAGTTCTATTGATGACTGAAACAGCGTACTTCAAGAGTGACTGGAAAACATCATTTAACCCTGTTTATACTTCAACAGAACCTTTCTTTTCAGAAGAGAAAGTACCCATTGGGAATGTTAGGTTGATGTCACAAACTGGATATTTTAATCTAACAACATTGCCATTAATTAATGCAAAAGTTATAGAGCTGCCATTCAATACAAACGACAGAATTTCGATGCTCGTATTGTTACCTACTAAGGGTAGTgtccaaaatttattatattatttaaaagatataagatTGATgactatatttaacaatttcaaaAGAGAAGGAACTAAGCTTGCGACTGTTAGGATACCTAGATTCAATATAAAAACCGAGTTAGAGAATATTCCTGAATTGATGTATGATATGGGAGTGAAACGAATTTTTTATCCAGAATTAGCTGATTTTGGGGGAATTAGTGATTTTAAAATGCACACGTCATTGATAACACAAGTCGCTGATATAGAGGTAACTGAAAAAGGTGCAACTGCAGGTGCAGTCGCTGAATTTTTGATTGTAGGTAACAATGAAGAATTGAAAGCCGACAGGCCGTTTGTCTACCTCATAGTCGATAGGAAAACTGATGTCATATTGTTTGGTGGAATTTATAGTACtccgaatatttattaa